In Thermococcus thioreducens, a genomic segment contains:
- a CDS encoding NHL repeat-containing protein, translated as MSAVKKSLLGVALLLLLTAPPVLSSKVLVWNTGGWILHPRFSPDGLYFSDYSGRLGLKTSETHFIFWRLPIMPNGMSVSDRVYISADWGPPAVFDPINDTVYIWSYPGVSFVHVFAVPGRAYYAGKINESGGIGVLTGNDLVFYDLSSAGIVKVYDTYATPEGIYFTAELNESPRGGVGLLQPENKTFILWRFPSNYSRLIPDGIVLGHDGFLYAAIMEGDATGLVRFSPENGSFFFKELSGRPLHVKAFGNRILLMASEGFLALIDPPNVTWTLESVLESREYRFETVFLGGPTKTENVTREEREIKPEYRDVVKEELNGVVLYNILGTHDFGGGYVGEGGALVLVDELRPKVHLLYENGTVRAWVTPEDIFTAPVFLYVNEKLVRWGKEIVWNVTFLAGEYNLTAVYFDGEDVYMNTTPVVSDLRPGLLWSRSVKVEGGTVIYGMASHPGVPVNVSGRTVWTDGRGYFSFFVANATETETTPVEEERGPNHWSVALLIFAVSIGVAGAVLIGRKERKGYALVVIALILTALYFTVPKAPGEAGEEKPLTLSLIVVMPPGFYASNVTVIVDGENTGRTNSTGMLEVPIDYGLHEIRLLSGGAETKFDVAMAENRTLTVPFFPGVNATLTNGPGYAGFSASVGSVTLSSMHPGTYPAGPMKGGETGGELDSGQCDVCKLKAAMVGAVEGEACKLCCLQSKNFGPAVVFNYYFHLVWAAIERFGCITPWPPMPETDSIVGGAAINSYASDLENNLPKPGWGSIHPCLSPLDGLNPADPSTICSALECADIKFDCNCYVTCSLGPFKMWNAFMKCIGS; from the coding sequence ATGTCCGCTGTTAAGAAATCCCTTCTTGGGGTTGCACTCCTCCTGCTCCTGACTGCCCCCCCGGTCTTGTCTTCGAAAGTTTTAGTATGGAACACCGGAGGCTGGATACTTCACCCGAGGTTTTCTCCGGACGGCCTTTATTTCAGCGATTACAGCGGAAGATTAGGTCTGAAGACCAGCGAAACTCACTTCATCTTCTGGCGCCTGCCGATCATGCCAAACGGGATGTCCGTGAGCGATAGGGTATACATCTCAGCCGACTGGGGGCCTCCAGCCGTTTTTGACCCCATTAATGACACAGTTTACATCTGGAGTTATCCGGGGGTATCGTTTGTCCACGTCTTTGCCGTTCCGGGAAGGGCGTACTACGCCGGAAAAATCAACGAGAGCGGTGGAATAGGAGTTCTCACTGGAAACGACCTCGTCTTCTACGACCTTTCATCCGCAGGAATTGTGAAGGTTTACGACACCTACGCTACTCCAGAGGGGATATACTTCACCGCCGAGCTGAACGAGAGCCCCCGCGGCGGCGTAGGCCTTCTTCAGCCCGAAAACAAAACCTTTATCCTCTGGCGTTTTCCCTCCAACTATTCAAGGCTCATACCGGACGGCATCGTCCTTGGCCACGACGGCTTTCTGTATGCGGCCATAATGGAGGGGGATGCGACAGGACTGGTAAGGTTCTCCCCGGAAAACGGCAGCTTTTTCTTCAAAGAGCTGAGTGGGAGGCCCCTGCACGTGAAGGCCTTTGGAAACAGGATTCTCCTGATGGCTTCTGAGGGGTTCCTCGCGCTCATAGATCCACCGAACGTTACTTGGACCCTCGAAAGCGTCCTTGAGAGCAGAGAATACCGGTTTGAAACGGTCTTTCTTGGAGGGCCCACTAAGACTGAGAACGTAACAAGGGAAGAGCGGGAGATAAAGCCAGAGTACAGAGATGTGGTGAAGGAGGAACTCAACGGGGTCGTCCTCTACAACATACTGGGAACCCACGACTTCGGTGGTGGGTACGTGGGGGAGGGCGGCGCACTCGTCCTTGTTGATGAACTCCGCCCGAAGGTTCATCTCCTCTATGAAAACGGAACCGTCAGGGCGTGGGTAACGCCTGAGGACATATTCACAGCCCCCGTTTTCCTCTACGTCAACGAAAAGCTCGTGAGATGGGGCAAGGAAATAGTCTGGAACGTAACGTTCCTTGCTGGGGAGTACAACCTTACGGCCGTTTACTTCGACGGTGAAGACGTTTACATGAACACGACCCCCGTGGTGAGCGACCTGAGGCCGGGGCTTCTCTGGAGCCGGTCCGTGAAAGTTGAAGGTGGGACTGTAATCTACGGGATGGCCAGCCATCCAGGGGTGCCAGTAAACGTGTCCGGCAGGACGGTATGGACGGACGGGAGGGGCTACTTCTCTTTCTTCGTTGCAAACGCCACGGAGACAGAAACGACCCCTGTAGAAGAAGAAAGAGGGCCCAACCACTGGAGCGTTGCCCTTCTCATATTCGCCGTTTCAATCGGAGTTGCCGGCGCGGTGCTGATTGGAAGAAAGGAACGGAAGGGCTATGCACTCGTGGTAATCGCGCTGATCCTTACCGCGCTGTACTTCACCGTTCCAAAGGCTCCCGGAGAAGCTGGAGAAGAAAAGCCCCTAACGCTCTCCCTCATCGTGGTCATGCCACCTGGCTTCTACGCCTCAAATGTTACGGTAATCGTTGATGGCGAGAATACCGGAAGGACGAACTCGACAGGCATGCTTGAGGTCCCCATCGATTACGGGCTTCACGAGATTAGACTTCTGTCTGGAGGTGCGGAGACGAAGTTTGATGTGGCGATGGCTGAAAACAGGACTTTGACGGTTCCCTTCTTTCCGGGAGTAAACGCGACGCTGACCAACGGTCCCGGCTACGCGGGCTTCTCGGCCTCTGTTGGGAGCGTCACCCTCAGCTCGATGCATCCGGGTACGTACCCAGCCGGGCCTATGAAAGGCGGCGAAACCGGTGGAGAACTCGACTCTGGCCAATGCGACGTCTGCAAGCTTAAGGCGGCGATGGTCGGTGCAGTCGAAGGTGAGGCGTGCAAGCTCTGCTGTCTCCAGAGCAAGAACTTTGGGCCTGCGGTTGTTTTCAACTACTACTTCCACCTTGTGTGGGCGGCAATAGAGCGCTTTGGCTGCATAACTCCCTGGCCACCGATGCCCGAAACGGATTCCATCGTCGGAGGAGCGGCGATAAACAGCTACGCCAGTGACCTGGAGAACAACCTTCCAAAGCCTGGCTGGGGAAGCATACACCCGTGCCTGTCGCCCTTGGATGGCCTTAACCCCGCAGACCCAAGTACAATCTGCAGTGCCCTCGAATGCGCCGACATTAAGTTTGACTGCAACTGCTACGTTACCTGCTCCCTCGGGCCGTTCAAGATGTGGAATGCGTTCATGAAGTGCATCGGGAGCTGA
- a CDS encoding SagB/ThcOx family dehydrogenase — MKIKLPAPKREGRMGLEEAIDRRKSIRRYKDEPLTLEEVSQVLWAAYGINRWGKRTSPSAGACYPFEVYVVVENVEGLKPGIYRYDGEAHRLELIREGHFRKSLAEACLGQRCVATAPVSIVITAHYERTTRRYGERGVRYVHIDAGHMGQNIYLQATALNLGTVAVGAFRDDEVKKVLEVPGEPLYIFPLGIPGE; from the coding sequence ATGAAGATCAAACTGCCCGCCCCCAAGCGCGAGGGTAGAATGGGCCTGGAGGAGGCAATAGACAGGAGAAAGAGCATAAGGAGGTATAAGGACGAGCCCCTGACCCTTGAAGAGGTCTCCCAGGTGCTCTGGGCGGCTTACGGAATCAACAGGTGGGGGAAGAGGACATCGCCGAGTGCCGGGGCGTGCTACCCCTTCGAGGTTTACGTCGTTGTTGAAAACGTTGAGGGCTTGAAGCCTGGGATTTATCGCTACGATGGGGAAGCTCACAGGCTGGAACTTATCAGAGAGGGGCATTTCAGAAAGTCCCTTGCAGAGGCATGCCTTGGTCAAAGGTGCGTTGCCACTGCTCCGGTGAGCATCGTCATAACGGCTCACTATGAGAGAACCACGAGGCGGTACGGCGAGCGTGGGGTGAGATACGTCCACATTGATGCAGGCCACATGGGTCAGAACATTTACCTCCAGGCCACTGCCCTGAACCTGGGCACCGTTGCCGTTGGAGCCTTCAGGGACGATGAGGTAAAAAAGGTGCTAGAAGTGCCGGGCGAACCGCTCTACATCTTCCCGCTTGGGATTCCGGGGGAGTAG
- a CDS encoding thioredoxin family protein, with amino-acid sequence MIVEYDGKINFMDGKAVLWFSIPGCPPCRIVDSFMEELSAEFPEITVVHINAEEWNDLVNRFDVLNVPTLIYLKDGEEVARQNLIRRKEVLIRFEELKRL; translated from the coding sequence TTGATAGTTGAGTATGATGGAAAGATTAACTTCATGGACGGAAAAGCCGTGCTGTGGTTCTCCATCCCGGGCTGTCCACCGTGCAGGATAGTTGATAGCTTCATGGAAGAGCTCAGTGCGGAGTTCCCGGAGATAACGGTCGTCCACATCAACGCCGAGGAATGGAACGACCTTGTGAACCGCTTTGACGTCCTCAACGTCCCGACGCTGATTTACCTTAAGGATGGGGAAGAGGTGGCCAGGCAGAACCTCATACGGAGGAAGGAGGTTCTAATAAGGTTTGAAGAACTCAAAAGGCTCTGA
- a CDS encoding heavy metal translocating P-type ATPase: MEVNIKITGMSCASCAKTIELALKELDGVKDARVNLATESAYVKFDESMVSISSIIRAIESVGYGVVREKRDAVIKIGGMTCASCVRTIEMALKELPGVLDVRVNLATETANVTYDPTMVDMDDIKKTIEEFGYQFLGVEGEESIDIEREARERHLREMKKKLVVAWFFGGIITFMTYRWLLGLDFEIPYMLWIQFLLATPVIVYSGKDIFLKAIRSVRHKTLNMDVMYSMGVGSAYIASVLATIGVLPAEYNFYEASVLLLAFLLLGRYLEHMAKGRTSEAIKKLMGLQAKKATVIRDGKEVEVPVSQVKVGDIVIVKPGEKIPVDGVVLEGESYVDESMITGEPIPNLKKSGDEVIGGTINRNSVLKIEAKRVGGDTVLAQIIKLVEEAQNTRPPIQRIADKIVTYFIPVVLTVALASFVYWAFIAKEPLIFAFTTLISVLVIACPCAFGLATPTALTVGMGKGAEMGILIKNGEVLEIARKATVVLFDKTGTLTKGKPEVTDVITFGMDEKELIRLVASAEKRSEHPLGEAIVRKAEELGLELEEPEEFEAITGKGVRAKVQGREILAGNRKLMTENGYSVKDVEDALQRLEDEAKTAITVAVDGKIAGVIGIADTIKENAKEAIEELHRMGKKVGMITGDNRRTANAIARQLNIDYVLAEVLPGDKANEVKKLQEKGEVVIFVGDGINDAPALAQADIGIAVSSGTDIAMESGEIVLMRNDIRDVVKAIKLSQKTLSKIKQNFFWAMIYNIILIPIAAGALFPLFGIIFRPEWAAGAMAVSSVSVVSNSLLLKRARI; encoded by the coding sequence GTGGAAGTGAATATTAAGATTACCGGAATGAGCTGTGCATCATGTGCCAAAACGATAGAACTGGCACTTAAAGAGCTCGACGGCGTAAAGGACGCCAGAGTAAACCTGGCAACCGAAAGCGCCTACGTAAAATTCGACGAATCGATGGTGAGCATATCCAGCATAATCAGGGCCATCGAAAGCGTTGGCTACGGTGTTGTCAGGGAGAAGAGGGACGCGGTTATTAAAATCGGCGGTATGACCTGCGCCTCGTGCGTCAGGACGATAGAGATGGCCCTCAAGGAGCTCCCCGGCGTTCTGGACGTTAGGGTTAACCTGGCGACCGAGACGGCAAACGTTACCTACGACCCGACCATGGTTGATATGGACGACATAAAGAAGACCATCGAGGAGTTCGGCTACCAGTTCCTGGGCGTTGAGGGCGAGGAGAGCATTGACATAGAAAGGGAAGCGAGGGAAAGGCACCTCAGAGAAATGAAAAAGAAGCTCGTGGTGGCGTGGTTCTTTGGCGGCATAATAACGTTCATGACGTACCGCTGGCTCCTTGGGCTGGACTTTGAGATACCTTACATGCTCTGGATACAGTTCCTCCTGGCGACCCCTGTCATAGTCTACTCAGGAAAGGACATCTTCCTCAAAGCTATCCGCTCGGTGAGGCACAAAACGCTCAACATGGACGTCATGTACTCCATGGGCGTCGGTTCAGCATATATAGCCAGCGTGCTGGCAACCATCGGCGTTCTTCCGGCGGAATACAACTTCTACGAGGCAAGCGTACTCTTACTGGCCTTCCTGCTGCTGGGCAGGTACCTTGAGCACATGGCGAAGGGAAGAACAAGTGAGGCCATCAAGAAGCTCATGGGCCTGCAGGCGAAGAAGGCGACGGTCATAAGGGACGGCAAGGAGGTCGAAGTCCCCGTCAGCCAGGTCAAGGTGGGCGACATCGTGATAGTGAAGCCCGGTGAAAAGATACCGGTTGACGGTGTTGTGCTTGAGGGCGAGAGCTACGTCGACGAGTCAATGATAACCGGAGAACCCATACCCAACCTCAAGAAATCTGGAGACGAGGTCATCGGCGGAACCATAAACAGGAACTCCGTGCTCAAGATCGAGGCGAAGAGGGTCGGTGGCGACACGGTTCTGGCTCAGATCATCAAGCTCGTTGAAGAGGCCCAGAACACCAGGCCCCCGATCCAGAGGATAGCGGACAAAATAGTGACCTACTTCATCCCGGTAGTGCTGACGGTTGCACTGGCATCTTTCGTCTACTGGGCCTTTATAGCCAAGGAGCCGCTCATCTTCGCCTTCACGACGCTCATCAGTGTCCTGGTAATAGCCTGCCCGTGTGCCTTCGGCCTGGCGACTCCAACGGCTCTAACCGTCGGGATGGGCAAGGGGGCCGAGATGGGCATACTCATCAAGAACGGAGAGGTGCTTGAGATAGCGAGGAAGGCAACGGTGGTGCTCTTTGACAAGACTGGAACGCTCACAAAGGGCAAGCCTGAAGTGACTGACGTAATAACCTTCGGCATGGACGAGAAGGAGCTTATAAGGCTCGTCGCCTCGGCTGAAAAGCGCTCCGAGCACCCGCTTGGAGAGGCCATAGTCAGGAAGGCGGAGGAGCTCGGCCTTGAGCTAGAGGAGCCGGAGGAGTTTGAGGCCATAACCGGCAAGGGTGTCAGGGCCAAGGTGCAGGGCAGGGAAATCCTCGCCGGTAACAGGAAGCTCATGACCGAAAACGGCTACTCAGTAAAGGACGTGGAGGACGCGCTTCAAAGGCTTGAAGACGAGGCAAAGACCGCCATAACCGTCGCCGTAGACGGCAAAATAGCGGGAGTAATCGGTATAGCCGATACGATAAAGGAGAACGCAAAGGAGGCCATCGAGGAGCTCCACAGGATGGGCAAGAAGGTCGGCATGATAACGGGCGACAACAGGAGAACTGCAAACGCGATAGCGAGGCAGCTGAACATAGACTACGTCCTTGCTGAGGTTCTACCAGGGGACAAGGCTAACGAAGTGAAAAAGCTCCAGGAGAAGGGCGAGGTCGTTATCTTCGTCGGCGACGGCATAAACGACGCCCCGGCACTGGCCCAGGCGGACATAGGCATAGCCGTAAGCTCAGGAACGGACATAGCCATGGAGAGCGGCGAGATAGTCCTCATGAGGAACGATATAAGGGACGTCGTTAAGGCAATAAAGCTCAGCCAGAAAACCCTATCTAAGATAAAGCAGAACTTCTTCTGGGCGATGATATACAACATAATCCTCATCCCGATAGCGGCGGGGGCGCTCTTCCCGCTCTTCGGAATAATCTTCAGGCCCGAGTGGGCCGCTGGGGCAATGGCGGTAAGCAGTGTCAGCGTCGTGAGCAACTCGCTCCTCCTGAAGAGGGCCAGGATCTGA
- a CDS encoding TRASH domain-containing protein: MKIDDLDLKLIYLLMDNSRLSISELAERLGVSRPTVKSRLEKLEKEGVILGYTVKLNPELLRAHNVVALIVKTDSPEKMSEFEEIIEINRFTSRKYLIKIAVEDMEELRKVIEGAGFEVIEIMPVLESIERTTPPKVKIPFKCDYCGKEIVGEPIVYKYHNRVYFLCCPTCLREFKKTRENIEKFKLKEEDKVEHAHEHEHHAHN, from the coding sequence ATGAAGATAGATGACCTTGATTTGAAGCTCATTTACCTGCTGATGGACAATTCGCGCCTGAGCATATCAGAACTTGCCGAGAGACTCGGTGTCAGCAGGCCGACAGTAAAATCCCGCCTTGAAAAGCTTGAGAAGGAAGGGGTGATCCTTGGATATACCGTAAAGCTGAACCCGGAGTTGCTCAGGGCTCACAACGTTGTCGCCCTCATAGTCAAGACGGACAGTCCGGAAAAGATGAGCGAGTTTGAGGAGATAATAGAGATAAACCGCTTCACAAGCAGGAAGTACCTCATAAAGATCGCCGTTGAGGACATGGAAGAGCTGAGGAAGGTCATAGAGGGTGCCGGATTCGAGGTCATCGAGATAATGCCCGTCCTTGAGAGCATTGAGAGAACCACTCCCCCGAAGGTCAAGATACCCTTCAAGTGCGACTACTGTGGCAAAGAGATAGTGGGGGAGCCGATAGTCTACAAGTACCACAACCGGGTTTACTTCCTCTGCTGTCCCACCTGCTTAAGGGAGTTCAAGAAGACGAGGGAGAACATAGAGAAGTTCAAATTAAAGGAAGAGGACAAAGTAGAGCACGCTCACGAGCACGAGCACCACGCCCATAACTAA
- a CDS encoding cytochrome C biogenesis protein, which translates to MPVSEAILMTAADIPLDSLSQVTEFTGVTFSIIALGILNALRPSIFLMIVFLLSMIALTDEKRVLRVGLAFTVGAFLGYSIIAVALMNLHTKIPLLRYFVVAFGITVGAYKILSALGYVRLPVSSPLREKSNIILEKATSPPAAFAVGGVMAFLSLSCVLPSYLLVSSLLSGQYPPGITAALLVVFIGISVLPFAIVTLGFHYGSRYARLGRAVDRLSSVSGRGDLVMGVVLVLVSVLYFVLFL; encoded by the coding sequence ATGCCGGTTTCGGAAGCAATACTGATGACTGCCGCGGATATACCGCTGGACTCCCTGAGCCAGGTGACGGAGTTCACTGGAGTAACGTTCTCAATAATCGCCCTCGGAATCCTCAACGCCCTCCGGCCGTCAATATTCCTGATGATAGTGTTTCTCCTGTCGATGATAGCGCTGACGGACGAGAAGAGGGTTTTGAGGGTCGGCCTGGCGTTCACCGTCGGCGCGTTTCTTGGGTACTCGATAATAGCCGTTGCCCTCATGAACCTGCACACCAAGATACCCCTGCTCAGGTACTTTGTGGTCGCCTTTGGGATAACGGTGGGGGCTTACAAGATACTCTCCGCCCTGGGATACGTGAGACTCCCGGTTTCCAGCCCGCTTAGGGAAAAGAGCAACATAATACTTGAAAAGGCCACCTCCCCGCCGGCAGCCTTTGCTGTTGGGGGCGTGATGGCGTTCCTATCGCTGTCCTGTGTGCTCCCTTCGTACCTACTGGTGAGCTCCCTGCTTTCCGGCCAGTATCCCCCTGGGATCACGGCGGCGCTGCTCGTGGTGTTCATTGGAATATCCGTGCTCCCCTTTGCCATAGTCACTCTGGGCTTCCACTACGGGAGCAGATACGCGAGACTTGGAAGGGCCGTGGACAGGCTCTCCTCGGTAAGCGGAAGGGGAGATTTAGTTATGGGCGTGGTGCTCGTGCTCGTGAGCGTGCTCTACTTTGTCCTCTTCCTTTAA
- a CDS encoding class I SAM-dependent methyltransferase, whose translation MNTSKTARKYDRFSKVYDPFESPMERRAFSKYRAKALSLAEGKVLEIGVGTGKNLPYYPQNVEVTGIDFSRGMLEKAEKRRRELGLKNVRLLHMDVQNLEFEEDTFDTIVSTFVFCTVPDPIKGLKEAYRVLKPGGKAIFLEHMKSRSKLLNLLLYMMEPFMRAVLGTSMLRETQNNIEKEGFKVERVENLFFDIVKLIIATKPSGDQDDSEEKPVP comes from the coding sequence ATGAACACCTCAAAAACAGCCAGAAAGTATGATAGGTTTTCAAAGGTTTACGACCCCTTCGAAAGTCCAATGGAAAGGAGGGCGTTTTCAAAGTACCGTGCCAAGGCCCTTTCTCTGGCAGAAGGGAAAGTGCTTGAGATAGGCGTCGGAACGGGAAAGAACCTCCCCTATTATCCCCAAAACGTCGAGGTCACTGGCATAGACTTCAGCAGGGGCATGCTTGAAAAGGCTGAGAAAAGGAGAAGAGAACTCGGCCTGAAAAACGTCAGGCTCCTGCATATGGACGTCCAGAACCTTGAATTTGAAGAGGACACGTTTGACACTATCGTCAGCACCTTCGTCTTCTGCACCGTTCCCGACCCGATAAAGGGGCTGAAAGAGGCGTATCGGGTGCTGAAACCCGGAGGGAAAGCCATATTCCTTGAGCACATGAAGAGCAGGTCAAAGCTTCTCAACCTCCTCCTCTACATGATGGAGCCGTTCATGAGGGCCGTGCTGGGCACGTCCATGCTCAGGGAGACCCAGAACAACATCGAAAAGGAGGGTTTTAAAGTGGAAAGAGTGGAAAACCTCTTCTTTGATATTGTAAAGCTTATAATTGCTACAAAGCCCTCGGGTGATCAGGATGATAGCGAGGAAAAACCTGTTCCATGA
- a CDS encoding ABC transporter permease yields the protein MIARKNLFHDRGRLVISVGGVALSVTLVIILLGVYYGMTTLGTNYIVHTDADLWVGQEGIHDLWHTYSLLPRGLGDEIKSVDGVESVHELIGRAVQIEVPRSGAKKTVYIVGFDPTSGVGGPWDIVMGTGEIKNGEAVVDQVFFTRNGLKLGQTLRIGDKELRIVGVSKGTFAVVYPYIFVTTGDAAEIFGTTQYVNYYLVQLSGDRPAADVAKDITDRLKGKGVSVEILTKERFIQNHKDVINESFNSILFPLVFIGFIIGAAVIGLTLYTMTVEKMREYAILKAIGAQNSFLRRIVFEQAAIITLLGFMAGIGLSLLATLFVPRFAPEFFVEMNPTTVGITFAAVLLMGLTAPLIPIRRLNKVDPVVVFNA from the coding sequence ATGATAGCGAGGAAAAACCTGTTCCATGATAGGGGCAGACTGGTGATAAGCGTGGGCGGGGTGGCCCTTTCGGTGACCCTTGTCATAATACTCCTCGGAGTGTACTACGGCATGACGACCCTCGGCACGAACTACATCGTGCATACCGACGCCGACCTCTGGGTGGGGCAGGAGGGCATCCACGACCTGTGGCACACATATTCCCTCCTGCCCAGGGGGCTCGGTGATGAGATAAAAAGCGTGGACGGCGTTGAGAGCGTCCACGAGCTCATAGGAAGGGCGGTTCAGATAGAGGTCCCAAGGAGCGGGGCGAAAAAGACGGTCTACATAGTTGGCTTTGACCCCACCAGCGGGGTCGGCGGCCCGTGGGACATCGTCATGGGCACGGGTGAAATAAAGAATGGCGAAGCCGTGGTGGACCAGGTGTTTTTCACAAGGAACGGGCTGAAGCTCGGCCAGACGCTTAGGATTGGAGACAAGGAGCTGAGGATAGTCGGGGTCTCGAAGGGGACTTTTGCGGTTGTTTACCCGTATATTTTCGTTACCACTGGAGATGCCGCCGAGATTTTTGGGACGACCCAGTACGTGAACTACTACCTCGTCCAGCTCTCCGGCGACAGGCCGGCCGCCGATGTGGCGAAGGACATCACAGACAGGCTGAAGGGGAAGGGAGTATCCGTGGAGATACTGACGAAGGAGAGGTTCATACAGAACCACAAGGATGTCATAAACGAGAGCTTCAACTCCATACTCTTCCCGCTGGTGTTCATAGGGTTCATCATCGGCGCGGCGGTCATAGGGCTTACGCTCTACACAATGACGGTTGAGAAGATGAGGGAGTACGCGATACTGAAGGCAATTGGGGCGCAGAACAGCTTTCTACGGAGGATAGTCTTTGAGCAGGCGGCCATAATAACCCTGCTGGGCTTCATGGCCGGCATCGGCCTTTCCCTGCTCGCCACCCTCTTCGTACCCAGGTTCGCCCCGGAGTTCTTCGTGGAGATGAACCCCACAACAGTGGGCATAACCTTCGCAGCGGTCCTGCTCATGGGGCTGACCGCGCCGCTGATCCCGATAAGGAGGCTCAACAAAGTTGACCCGGTGGTGGTCTTCAATGCCTGA
- a CDS encoding ABC transporter ATP-binding protein, with product MPEAILRATNLTKVYGSGRTAVRAVDSVSLILKRGEVVLLMGPSGSGKTTLLTMLSGLLRPTSGSIKLYPPESPRRPIELTGLTQDELARLRLERMGFIFQHSNLLEALTAVENVMVPLLIRGINREEARRRAEGLLEELDMGDRLNSRPSELSGGEQQRVAVARALITDPDIIIADEPTANLDSKNGKEVIKLIHERAKKDGKCVIIATHDPRILGFADRILYMEDGRIYRKDSQQAERLLLFEE from the coding sequence ATGCCTGAGGCCATTTTACGGGCAACCAACCTGACCAAGGTCTACGGTTCGGGCAGAACCGCGGTGAGGGCAGTTGACAGCGTGTCCCTTATCCTCAAGAGGGGAGAGGTGGTTCTTCTCATGGGGCCGTCCGGCTCCGGAAAGACGACGCTCCTCACCATGCTCAGCGGGCTTCTGAGACCGACCTCAGGTAGCATAAAACTGTACCCACCCGAAAGCCCCCGAAGGCCAATAGAACTGACTGGACTCACCCAGGACGAGCTGGCGAGGCTCAGGCTTGAGAGGATGGGCTTCATATTCCAGCACTCCAACCTGCTGGAGGCGCTGACGGCGGTGGAGAACGTCATGGTGCCCCTGCTGATCAGGGGCATAAATAGGGAGGAGGCCAGGAGGCGGGCAGAAGGTCTCCTGGAAGAGCTGGATATGGGGGACAGGCTCAACAGCAGGCCCTCAGAGCTTTCAGGGGGTGAACAGCAGAGGGTGGCCGTGGCGAGGGCTCTGATAACTGACCCAGACATCATAATAGCCGACGAGCCCACGGCAAACCTCGACTCAAAGAACGGAAAGGAGGTTATAAAGCTCATCCACGAAAGGGCAAAGAAAGACGGCAAGTGCGTGATTATAGCCACCCACGACCCGAGGATACTCGGCTTCGCGGACAGGATACTCTACATGGAGGACGGCAGGATATACCGGAAGGACAGCCAGCAGGCCGAAAGGCTGTTGCTCTTTGAGGAGTAG